AATATGAACTTTTGaaagaatatttcaataattatgcCCAAACAAAATAGTGGACTTAGCTTATATCCATTATAAGGGACTTGGAAGATTGTTCGAGAAAAAGGGATTATTGAGAAATTCCTAGTGTTTGACAGACTTCAatatttcagagaaaaaaatctttgactAGGAAGTTCTTTCTTTCCAATATCAAATTCATAAAGTTAACTACAGCTTAATACTCTGAAACACTTAGAatcagacaaacaaataaaacattaacctttttatatattttttattttgtcacgggaataagaatatatatgtaagcagctaaaatgtaatataatagaACATAAATGGTCTATAAGTCTTAAACAATAATGCATAGACTTTACACATTAACTCACATCCATCAGATGCAAACACTGCATATCTAGTGCTGCAGGAGTATTGTGTGAACTTTTCCAGCACCTACAAATGTATACCTATTCTTACAAGCACAATCAATTGCAAATACATTTAACAGCACTGTGTATCTGATGCTCTCTCAAAACTTatgcatattcatataaagcagtagttgaataaacaaaaataagatccaataagcataatttattgtttgatatatgATACCAATAAACATTAGTGTGTGATACATGTCATTTCCAAAAGTAACACTTGTCCATTATGCAGTTTTAAGCATCCAACTCAGCACAGTCATTAATAACAGTGTATATGACAGATTTCTTGGGAAGAAATCAAGAAGCAAGGACCTTCACTCTGTCTTCACGACCCTCGATGTCATTAAAGAAGAGAGCGCTAAACGCATCATTGAGCATCTCCGGGTATTCTTCCATCCAGCTCTTATAGTCACAACCAAAGTTCACCTCCGATACCATCGGCTGGACATAACGCTCACCTGCAAATACAGTTTCATAAACTGCAAAGATTACTGCACATACAAAAGTACAGTGAAAATTAACAGCATActttattgaatacatgtagtaaattacatattttcaaGGTAAAATAACCAAAGACTGTAAAATCTTGATGTCTAATTTTAAATCTAAGGACTTAAAGCATTTGTTTTTACtacaaaaaaacttcacatgtGACAGTATCCatttaaagaatttttttttttttaaggattATTGTTTGTATAGTACAGTCATGTACCCTTTTCATTTGTCTGCCACTGCAAGAGCAAGTCGATGCCATATATCGCCCGGGAGAGTGGAAAGTTAACAAGGCCAGCTGGTGGATCACGACTGGTTGCTGCCTGGAAAAGCTCCAGTAGGGCGGTGTGGATTGAATCCTGAAATACATTGAATGTCATTAGCTTGGGCTTACAAAACAAAGATGAAGCCAGCGGCAGATCTGGACTGGTTGCTACCTTGAAAAGGTTGAGTTAAGCAAAGTGGAATGACTTCTGAAATACATAGAATATGGTTAGCTTGGTCTTACTGAACAAAGATGAAGCCAGTGGCAGATCTGGACTGGTTTCCACCTTGAAAAGCTCCAGAACGGCGGTGTAAAAAGACACctgaaaaacattgaatatgGTTAGCTAGTGCTTGCAGAAAAACTGATAAGGCCAGCTGTGAATCTAGACTGGTCTCTGCCTTGTCACAGATCTGGACTGGTCACTGCCTTGAAAAGTTTGAATTGGGCGGAGTGGAATGACACctgaaatgtatacatgtatgtgcaggTAGCttgcatgtttaaaaaaaaatatctgttcATCTCAAAACACAGCTCGAGTTACATATAGATAGAGTggaaacatacatgtaacaaatGGAGTTATGTACAGTACATGTACAAACTGGTTTTATCTATGGTGTTAGGACTTTTTTTACCTCAAGTTACATTTCCTCCAAATATAACAATAGTAGCACAACAGGATGCCAACAGTCAAAAGTTTTCTTTATTCATACAATGGGCTTTACTGAACACACATTTCAGCAAGAGTATTGTGACATTTATTAAGTATGAAAGCTTGCGTTGAAAGTtggatatgaaataaatacaatcatGTTTATAAACTTGCCTCTATTGTGTTCCATTTGACTCCAGGATTTTCAGCTTCAAATGGCTCAATGAACTCTTCTGTGTACATCTGTGAACACAATGGTGATTCTCGCAAtaagaaaatacatacaatgttAGAAGTTGTactaaaaaatgccaaaaaagtaggaaaataGACATGTTCACaatcaacattaaatatttattgctcTCTAAAATATTAAGTACATGCATGTGCAAACAATGAAgcatattaaaatgtaatggCCATGGGTTTCAGAAGATGCATGTAATACTTCTATGGAGATGACTATTTACAGAATAGATACATGTGTACATTAAAAGCTAGGATTACtatagcaaaaataaacaagagatgtttgttatttattattatcatgccCACCCTgagtgccatgttgtcaggatttggacaattaaataaaatgtgcatggacctccaagtcaagttttagggccatgggtgcaggtagTGTCAAGTtctcacacagacaagctttttgcgttcaaggtcactgtgaccttgacctttgacccgatgatcCCTTATattaaaaggggtcatctacaggtcaagCTCAACCTcctagtcaagtttgatgatcataggtccaggctttgttgagatatcacaTGGAGAAGCTTTGTTACCTTTTTCATGTTAAAGGTccctgtgaccttgacctttcacccGATGAAACCCAAAATCAAGAGgagtcttctactggtcaggccaactGGTCAAGTTTCAGGAATTTTCaagtttgccttcaaggtcattgtgaccttgacctttgacctgatgatcCCCAAAATAAATAAGGGTCATCAACAGATCAGGCCCTACctacaagtcaagtttgaaggccatgggtgcaggcattgtcgagttatcactcggacaaccttttatcattcaaggtcaatgtgaccttgacctttggccagttAAAAGCTAAGCATCTAGATTGAGACACAGATGTATTTGTACGGTATTTACTTACTCCAGGACGGTAAACATTGTACTTATATAGACCGACGTAGGTCAGGTGTCGCAACAAGTCATCAAAGTCAGTCAGGGAGTACTCTCTGTGAACAAAATACACAACATGATTAAAGTTAGTTAATCACAAGAATATACTGTATACCGGtacttaaacatgtatgtatataaacatatgcatGCATGTAATACGaaacggcttttgtaaatacttattCCAATATTGTAcccatttaaaataatgatatgatatgtatgtttgttattcatgtccgAAAATAGCTGATTGGcttcattgagctaatgtttcttgttatcatatccccgactttaaataaagatccTTGTTTATTGTATCTTGTGTGTCACACTAGTTTCCTATCAGTAAATGTTGATGGAAAGTACATTAATTATAACTCTTACACATAAAACctcaaatatcaaaacaaaaatcacttGGTTGGAGTTTCCCATAGCTATACATCTGCCATATGGACTTAGTGTAAAAGCACTGTACATACTTGTGTCCTCTGCGTACACTGAAAGGTCTGTATAAAAAGACTTGGAGAGGCTTCACGCTCGCCAGGAAGATGAGGAAACGGAAATCTACCTTCACATCAGCCTTTAAGTCTGCACGGTGAATAGTCACACAGTCCGATATGTACTTACACGCTATCTGTAAACATGAACATGCTTGGTTATACCagaataaatgtttacaaaaaacgTCTAtactttattgtcatttaatatcTGAGCTTAGGATTAAAATGCCAGACATTACCTAACTATGTCTTTGACCAGTCTGGGGTTAAAATtagcgaaaaaagacacccacctataaactaagaaaataattgccttcccagGGGTTATATGTGTTACTTACTAGCCCTTAGTGTAAAAAGTAgtaatatgtataaatgtttgacCATACCTTAGGGCCAGTCTCTGTAAGGCGCACAATCTGGTTGAGATTGTCTGAGACCGTGATGTCAGCAGAGTTGGACAGGTTCCACGGCTTCAAGATCCATACATTGTCCAGACCTCTGTAAATGAATACCTGTATGTTAACAAtgcaaaaatagtaaaatataagtataaaacCAGAGCATTGAAAGAAGGTGCACAACCCTCTCGATTGATCAAAGGGCATAAAGTAACAGATATTGGAGCATGTCAGACCCAAAACTGAAAAATACGTAAATTTGCAATCTGATAATTACTGCATGTATACTCATAAGTAGATACTGAATATTTAATGTACCTAATTTCTGTGTTGCATATGTAGCAAAATTAACATGATCCCGTTGaaacttatttataaagaaatctaAATGAACACTTACTTGTCTTGTCGGTGTTGAAAGTATGAGACAAACTTGTCTAGCTCTGTGTTCAGATTAAAGGTTAGGGGCAGCCATTTTGGTGACCCCTCAAGTGTGTCTGGGTCAATACCACCAGTTCCTGCTCTGCGACACACAATGGGAAGTAGGTCCTTCACTGTGATACACTGCTCGTTGGGAAACTGGTTGATGTAGCGGTATTTTCCTTCAGAACACAAAgatctgaaaacaaaatcaactcAATGATCTATCAGGTTACATAGTAATGCACCTGACCCAAAAAACAAACCAGAACCACATTAACTGGTATTTTCTCATCCAACAAGAGCAGATCATCAGATCTGTCACCTGTCTGGAGCGCCAATAATTGTCcagtaaaggtcaccatgacctttaaTCTAGTTAATCTACTGACAAAAGGTCATGTAGAGGTCATCTACATACCATGACTGATGTGTATACTAAGTTTAAAGACTCTACATCAAGTTGTTCATGATCAGAAATGAAACGAAATGGTGATAATTACACAGACAACAATGAAGTCTTTCCAGGCAACACAATAAAGAGGCATATTTCAAGAAGTTTTCTTCAATTCATAATGagtgataaatattttaatggatTGTTATCtgatgtaaacatgttttacgtGAAATCTTTAAAGTTCTGCAGTGTCCAGATGATGTCTGCCTCTTCCCCGGTGTCCACCATTTCAAACCTTGGGTGCGTGATTTCCGGAGCTTCAGGGTAGTCAAGACATACACGGATACGCCGGTCGCTAGGGAGTGGGGAAACAGGGCCAACTTCCTCCGGCATTTTCTCAGCAATTCTGTGGGCCTTAAAATTAACATATGATAAATTGATCAGTCTTAactatttaatgtatatttatctTATACATGTACCTTCATATAAATATACTATTATCACAATTTACTGAATGTTTCAAAGTTCTATATAGACAAAGTAATGGTAAATTTACAGGCTGTATTTGTATCAACATAGATCTAGGGTTTTAGCtaggttttaaaaaggaatgTCGAAGTCCGAACTTTGCAGTCACACTTTGGAAAgctaaattcaaatatttacaatgcttCTATTTCTACATGATGTTACAATCTTCTTGCGCTTAGCTCTCCAAATATGGTCATTTATGTTAACAGTTTATAGCATCATGGTTTATGCTATTTTGTTGATgtgataatgaaaacaattcctATAAAATTTTGATTTCACAATAAAGAATTTATTTGAGTTTGAACCATTTAGTAACTTGTTGAGAGCAAACTACAAAAAGACCTCTCATCATGAAAATTTAAGACCAAAAGCTATTACTTGATCATGCCAggtaaatgattttattgaaaatgcctGGAAAACAGTGAGTTATGAAGTTGATTCCTTAAGCTTAGGATAAATTAATGCCATGTTTTAAAAGCTAAAACCTATTGCAGAAATGGATTGATTTAATGAATCATTTAGTAAATTCG
The DNA window shown above is from Mya arenaria isolate MELC-2E11 chromosome 6, ASM2691426v1 and carries:
- the LOC128236693 gene encoding tubulin--tyrosine ligase-like protein 12, which codes for MSSQIDQDNTTISESSFEEFLLIHQLQLKNSCVPQIYWQTLFNKLKDEVFDAGGVFQVQIVEHVEETYGNEGDEDREDGDETSGSHTYRVVVSRQEGISCIDEEHIYLVDHAWTYRQHEARAYLEQVAGLKERMADLMDIKKDERPDKDIIDEVLREMWRFNGTYSIGNYDLGTNERLPVWYVMDEFGSRIQHSDMPTFKMAPFMYGPRQIAYSIIWPIKDLNKGEEVTRDYVPNIHHPERRAATMLPWIPHDFRETSFQQQEPSSDFFSAHRIAEKMPEEVGPVSPLPSDRRIRVCLDYPEAPEITHPRFEMVDTGEEADIIWTLQNFKDFTSLCSEGKYRYINQFPNEQCITVKDLLPIVCRRAGTGGIDPDTLEGSPKWLPLTFNLNTELDKFVSYFQHRQDKGLDNVWILKPWNLSNSADITVSDNLNQIVRLTETGPKIACKYISDCVTIHRADLKADVKVDFRFLIFLASVKPLQVFLYRPFSVRRGHKEYSLTDFDDLLRHLTYVGLYKYNVYRPGMYTEEFIEPFEAENPGVKWNTIEDSIHTALLELFQAATSRDPPAGLVNFPLSRAIYGIDLLLQWQTNEKGERYVQPMVSEVNFGCDYKSWMEEYPEMLNDAFSALFFNDIEGREDRVKVLAS